The Thermosulfurimonas sp. F29 genome includes a window with the following:
- the pheA gene encoding prephenate dehydratase, with product MKELEALRREIDELDRRLLEILHRRLEVARRIGEIKRREGIRSLDLSREREVLRRLLSENRGYFPEESLRAIVLEIINTCRQAQEPSRVAYLGPEATFSHMAALEFFGQSTEFLPVESVLDVFEEVESERVRFGVVPVENSIEGTVSTTLDAFSQYRVKVCGEVYIPITHNLLNQTGRREDIKKVLSHPHALAQCRRWLRKNLPSVTVDEVASTALAARWAAVDPSVAAIASPLAARTYHLQVVAKHIEDYKGNVTRFWIIGREPPPPTGEDKTSLFFSVSDRPGALYRVLKAFAERHINLSKIESRPAKSEPWRYLFFLDCEGHVEDPRLKECLKEVEKYCLHLEWLGSYPRGHL from the coding sequence ATGAAGGAGCTCGAGGCCCTGCGCCGGGAGATAGACGAACTGGATCGACGATTGCTGGAGATATTACACCGGCGTCTAGAGGTAGCCCGGCGTATAGGAGAAATCAAACGCCGGGAGGGAATCCGGAGTCTGGACCTCTCGCGGGAACGGGAGGTCCTCCGGAGATTGCTCTCAGAAAACCGGGGATACTTCCCCGAGGAATCCCTGCGGGCCATCGTGCTCGAGATTATTAATACCTGCCGGCAGGCCCAGGAACCCAGTCGGGTAGCCTATCTCGGACCGGAGGCCACCTTCAGCCATATGGCCGCTCTGGAATTTTTCGGTCAGAGCACGGAGTTTTTACCGGTGGAATCCGTGTTGGATGTATTTGAAGAGGTGGAAAGCGAGAGAGTCCGTTTCGGAGTGGTCCCGGTGGAAAATTCCATTGAGGGCACGGTTTCCACCACCCTGGACGCCTTCTCCCAGTATCGGGTCAAGGTCTGTGGAGAAGTCTACATCCCCATCACTCACAATCTTCTAAACCAGACCGGACGACGGGAAGACATAAAGAAGGTCCTATCTCATCCCCATGCGCTGGCCCAGTGCCGCCGTTGGTTGCGCAAGAATCTCCCCTCGGTGACGGTGGACGAGGTGGCTTCCACGGCACTGGCGGCCCGCTGGGCTGCGGTGGATCCCTCGGTGGCGGCCATCGCCAGTCCGCTTGCCGCCCGTACCTATCACCTCCAGGTGGTGGCCAAACATATTGAGGATTACAAGGGAAATGTAACCCGGTTCTGGATTATAGGACGCGAACCTCCTCCTCCCACCGGAGAGGACAAGACCTCGCTTTTTTTCAGCGTGTCCGATCGTCCCGGAGCCCTATATCGGGTTCTTAAGGCCTTTGCGGAACGCCATATCAATCTTTCCAAGATCGAAAGTCGCCCGGCCAAGAGCGAACCGTGGCGGTATCTCTTTTTCCTGGACTGTGAAGGGCATGTGGAGGATCCCCGGCTCAAGGAATGTCTGAAGGAAGTGGAAAAATACTGTTTGCATCTGGAATGGCTTGGGTCTTACCCCAGGGGCCATCTATAG
- a CDS encoding ribonuclease HII has translation MGRPPVSKSDCKGMLWPPENLSAERWAREKRYRRAGYRFIAGVDEVGRGALAGPVVAAAVILPEGFDHEELADSKTLSPEKREALYEIITREALAWAVGEASHEEIDAMGILQASLVAMARAVTRLSLTPELLLVDGRFTLPGWGGPQKAVVDGDALCASIAAASIVAKVHRDRLMESLCPAYPSYGFSRHKGYGTREHLEALRIYGPCPIHRRTFRPVCEVRKP, from the coding sequence ATGGGAAGGCCGCCCGTATCAAAGAGCGACTGTAAGGGTATGCTCTGGCCGCCAGAGAACCTTTCGGCGGAACGCTGGGCGCGTGAGAAACGATATCGTCGGGCCGGTTACCGTTTTATTGCCGGTGTGGACGAGGTGGGACGGGGAGCTCTTGCTGGGCCGGTGGTGGCTGCAGCGGTTATCCTCCCGGAGGGGTTTGACCACGAGGAGTTGGCTGACTCCAAGACCCTCAGTCCGGAAAAAAGGGAGGCCCTTTACGAAATAATTACCCGTGAGGCCCTGGCCTGGGCGGTGGGAGAGGCCTCCCACGAGGAAATAGACGCGATGGGGATCCTTCAGGCCAGTCTTGTGGCCATGGCCCGGGCGGTAACGCGGCTCTCCCTCACTCCCGAGCTTCTTCTGGTGGACGGGCGTTTCACCCTTCCGGGCTGGGGAGGGCCGCAGAAGGCCGTGGTGGACGGCGATGCCCTGTGCGCCTCCATTGCGGCGGCGTCCATCGTGGCCAAGGTCCACCGGGATCGTCTCATGGAAAGTCTCTGTCCTGCGTATCCCTCCTACGGATTTTCCCGTCACAAAGGTTACGGCACCAGGGAACACCTGGAGGCCCTCCGTATTTATGGCCCCTGTCCGATACATCGCCGAACTTTTCGCCCGGTTTGCGAGGTCCGGAAACCCTAA
- a CDS encoding CDP-alcohol phosphatidyltransferase family protein produces the protein MLRLTPNRLTLLRIVLLPLPCFLLFGGPESKLTALGLGSLLGLTDYLDGRMARRIGSSRLGALLDPVADKIFVGVTYLLLYRLGYLPYVLVFPLLLREILVSGLRGIQPEGLRVRRLARFKTALQMGGAGMIILAGFLPVFPGRLIMEMVAGGVLILTWISAWPYLRRGVPALGSFPGGWGNFSLTVIPPVVLLGLFPMSGTFWPLVLVLLGGSFLSGLLLSFRRPAKVLNG, from the coding sequence ATGCTGCGTTTGACCCCCAATCGCCTTACCCTCCTCCGGATAGTTCTCCTTCCGCTACCCTGTTTCCTCCTTTTCGGTGGGCCGGAGTCCAAACTAACCGCTTTAGGACTGGGTTCTCTTCTGGGACTCACCGATTATCTGGATGGACGTATGGCCCGTCGGATCGGGTCTTCCAGGCTGGGGGCCCTTCTGGATCCGGTGGCGGATAAAATCTTCGTGGGGGTAACCTACCTTCTCCTCTACCGTCTGGGGTACCTTCCCTATGTACTGGTCTTTCCGCTGCTCCTCCGAGAGATACTTGTTTCCGGACTCCGGGGAATTCAGCCGGAGGGGCTTCGGGTTCGTCGTCTCGCCCGGTTCAAGACCGCCCTTCAGATGGGTGGGGCCGGGATGATCATTCTGGCGGGTTTCCTACCCGTTTTCCCCGGACGGCTTATTATGGAGATGGTGGCCGGAGGCGTACTTATTCTTACCTGGATAAGCGCCTGGCCCTACCTAAGGAGGGGGGTTCCGGCCCTCGGGAGTTTCCCAGGGGGATGGGGAAACTTCTCCCTGACCGTAATCCCTCCCGTAGTCCTGCTCGGTCTTTTCCCCATGAGCGGAACCTTCTGGCCACTGGTGCTGGTGCTTCTTGGGGGAAGCTTCCTTTCAGGACTCTTGCTGAGTTTCCGCCGCCCGGCGAAGGTCCTGAATGGCTGA
- the rpe gene encoding ribulose-phosphate 3-epimerase, translating into MVRKVLIAPSILSANFAHLSREVRAVELAGADVLHLDVMDGHFVPNITFGPAVVAALRPQSRLVFDVHLMIEEPDRYLEDFARAGADWISVHAEACRHLHRTITRIKDLGKKAGVALNPATPLSAVEWILPDLDFVLIMSVNPGFGGQKFIPQITEKIRRLSRMIAEAGVPVKIQVDGGIAPETAGKVVAAGAEILVAGSAVFDRGDYASAIQDLRRAAETQQES; encoded by the coding sequence ATGGTTCGTAAGGTGCTCATCGCTCCCTCGATACTTTCAGCCAATTTTGCGCACCTTTCTCGGGAAGTGCGAGCCGTGGAGCTCGCCGGGGCCGATGTCCTGCACCTCGATGTAATGGACGGTCACTTCGTGCCCAACATCACCTTCGGACCGGCGGTGGTGGCTGCCCTTCGTCCTCAAAGCCGGCTTGTCTTTGATGTGCACCTCATGATTGAGGAACCGGATCGGTATTTGGAGGACTTTGCCCGGGCGGGAGCGGACTGGATCAGTGTGCATGCCGAGGCCTGTCGCCATCTCCACAGAACCATCACCCGGATCAAGGATCTGGGTAAAAAGGCCGGGGTGGCCCTCAATCCGGCCACACCTCTGTCGGCGGTGGAATGGATCCTGCCGGATCTGGATTTTGTCCTGATCATGAGTGTAAATCCCGGTTTCGGGGGCCAGAAATTTATTCCTCAAATCACCGAGAAAATAAGAAGGCTTTCCCGAATGATTGCCGAAGCCGGAGTGCCCGTAAAGATACAGGTGGACGGAGGGATAGCTCCGGAGACCGCAGGGAAAGTGGTAGCCGCCGGGGCGGAGATTCTGGTGGCCGGTTCGGCGGTGTTCGATAGAGGGGATTACGCCTCAGCCATTCAGGACCTTCGCCGGGCGGCGGAAACTCAGCAAGAGTCCTGA
- a CDS encoding YraN family protein, whose protein sequence is MAPVRYIAELFARFARSGNPKDFGRRAEKLAEEYLRFKGYRILCRNWRTRFGEIDLVVQKDDTLVFVEVKARRSRRKGRPEEALTPAKKTRLLTLARCYLSSFKGRVGRVRFDVLALDFSGKIPDIRHFEGVIEDG, encoded by the coding sequence ATGGCCCCTGTCCGATACATCGCCGAACTTTTCGCCCGGTTTGCGAGGTCCGGAAACCCTAAGGACTTCGGGAGGCGGGCCGAGAAACTGGCCGAGGAATATCTCCGGTTTAAGGGTTACCGGATCCTGTGTCGAAACTGGCGCACCCGTTTCGGAGAGATCGATCTCGTGGTTCAGAAAGACGACACCCTGGTCTTCGTAGAGGTCAAGGCCCGTCGGAGTCGCCGTAAAGGGCGTCCGGAGGAGGCCCTCACCCCGGCCAAGAAGACCAGGCTCTTAACCCTGGCCCGGTGTTACTTATCTTCCTTTAAGGGGAGGGTCGGGCGGGTGCGTTTTGATGTTCTCGCCCTGGATTTTTCCGGGAAAATTCCGGACATCCGACATTTTGAGGGAGTTATCGAGGATGGATGA
- a CDS encoding alpha/beta hydrolase → MEGSSHIELFEKAGFRLRILCPAKVAPFLLLIPGGESSPEVIEILAQKLFLEDFQVALATWLEDYEKFRNGLREFLKKRNFTEIWIWGEGRGALFGLRLALDLPGEVRGLILDGFQPEDREEIAALLPGLHKPHLILHPQLDEKLPFTEVERLFILSPAHAKKLLLVPGMRRGEVLRREADLYVRTIAEFINPRTGRWPRKFGCSH, encoded by the coding sequence ATGGAAGGATCGTCCCATATAGAGCTCTTTGAGAAAGCCGGTTTCCGGCTTCGAATTCTGTGTCCCGCGAAGGTGGCCCCGTTTCTGCTCCTGATCCCGGGAGGTGAAAGTTCGCCGGAGGTCATAGAAATCCTGGCCCAAAAACTTTTCCTTGAAGATTTTCAGGTGGCTCTGGCCACCTGGCTGGAGGATTACGAGAAGTTCAGAAATGGTCTGCGTGAGTTCCTGAAAAAACGAAATTTTACAGAAATCTGGATCTGGGGGGAGGGGCGGGGAGCTCTTTTTGGGCTGCGCCTGGCTCTGGATCTTCCCGGCGAAGTCAGAGGCCTGATCCTGGATGGATTTCAGCCCGAGGATCGGGAAGAAATTGCTGCACTGCTCCCCGGATTACACAAACCCCATCTCATCCTACATCCCCAGCTTGACGAAAAGCTCCCCTTCACGGAGGTGGAAAGACTGTTTATCTTATCTCCAGCCCACGCCAAAAAACTTCTCCTGGTGCCTGGTATGCGCCGGGGAGAGGTTTTGAGACGAGAAGCGGATCTTTATGTACGGACCATAGCGGAATTTATCAATCCCCGGACCGGACGCTGGCCCCGTAAATTCGGATGTTCTCATTAA
- a CDS encoding FmdB family zinc ribbon protein: MPIYEYECENCGRHLEVWQKITEDPLTVCEVCGGKLRKLISQSSFILKGTGWYVTDYARKDQKKSSSKEDSGGKTSEKKES; the protein is encoded by the coding sequence ATGCCCATTTACGAATACGAGTGTGAGAACTGCGGACGGCACCTTGAGGTATGGCAGAAGATTACCGAAGATCCTCTTACCGTTTGTGAGGTCTGCGGGGGGAAACTTCGTAAACTCATAAGCCAGAGTTCTTTCATTCTTAAAGGGACGGGGTGGTATGTAACTGATTACGCCAGAAAGGATCAGAAAAAATCCTCCTCCAAAGAGGATTCCGGCGGAAAGACCTCGGAGAAGAAAGAGTCATAA
- a CDS encoding DUF6178 family protein produces the protein MDERSSLPLTYEELLARPASEAEKLLAGLSFREQLQLVLSAPWHLRPRIITLSPLAEGLVRNLPPQELFLTLKAVSTEEAVDLLAYAKGEQIQLIFDLDAWRKDRIVDERFLAWLVLLFEAGEDSVARWLRVADFDFLVAVLQRFIRVVKRPDDTDLTEALDWLPPYTLDDTYFIEFRKKKFEFYFRRIVEIVRDMEETYYYNLMEALIWELPSQVEEMAYRWRRGRLADHGIPDYFDALEVYAPLADGRLRQVDPRYLPGREPEEERGPQPGFLPVIHRPGAERFTLALSRVSDPAQLDRLKRELAWITNKVLTVDHINLDEISQVEDSLNKVLGYLNIGLEYLAGPDPEAGARVLENYFLEDIFRLAHTLIVRLRKKAREISSQEGLDTRVLRHLDEPFASYLKGVTAREANRLKFYVPEKAGTAEEYRWFRELSEVRYVEDLLDMVGYWAPLIQRAFGPPPLWVAEIATRRTNFLEPRDITWSALILTALANWVCFGEFRFEALPVEKWPEALKHLLEPGPAGERNRFSGKLRETLHRNFRQLAQQTLYYAPEHTENFLRFVTSRFEEEFAFAEPDSPPEPRYVRYLLIALD, from the coding sequence ATGGATGAAAGGTCGTCCTTACCCTTAACTTACGAGGAACTCCTGGCCAGGCCGGCCTCGGAAGCGGAAAAGCTTCTGGCCGGGTTGTCCTTCCGGGAACAGCTTCAGCTGGTTCTCTCCGCCCCCTGGCACCTTCGCCCGAGGATCATTACCCTTTCACCGCTGGCCGAAGGCCTGGTAAGGAACCTTCCCCCTCAGGAACTCTTTCTTACCCTGAAGGCGGTCTCCACCGAGGAGGCCGTGGACCTTCTCGCCTATGCCAAGGGCGAACAGATCCAGCTCATCTTTGACCTGGATGCCTGGCGCAAGGACCGCATCGTGGACGAGAGGTTTCTGGCCTGGCTGGTGCTTCTCTTCGAGGCCGGGGAAGATTCGGTGGCCCGGTGGTTACGGGTGGCGGATTTCGATTTCCTGGTGGCGGTCCTCCAGAGGTTCATCCGGGTGGTCAAGCGCCCCGACGATACCGATCTTACCGAGGCCCTGGACTGGCTGCCCCCCTATACCCTGGACGACACCTACTTTATCGAATTTCGGAAGAAAAAGTTTGAATTTTATTTTCGACGCATCGTGGAGATCGTCCGGGATATGGAGGAAACCTATTATTACAACCTCATGGAGGCCCTTATCTGGGAGCTTCCCTCCCAGGTGGAGGAGATGGCCTATCGCTGGCGCCGGGGACGGCTGGCTGACCACGGCATTCCCGACTACTTCGACGCCCTGGAGGTCTATGCTCCCCTGGCGGACGGAAGACTGCGGCAGGTGGATCCCCGTTATCTTCCCGGCCGCGAACCGGAGGAGGAAAGAGGACCTCAGCCGGGTTTTCTCCCCGTCATTCACCGGCCGGGCGCGGAACGCTTCACCCTGGCCCTTTCCCGGGTGTCCGACCCGGCCCAGCTCGACCGTCTCAAACGGGAACTGGCCTGGATTACCAATAAAGTGCTGACGGTGGATCACATCAATCTGGACGAGATTTCCCAGGTGGAGGACTCCCTGAACAAGGTTCTGGGGTATCTCAACATCGGTCTGGAGTACCTGGCCGGACCGGATCCGGAGGCCGGGGCCCGGGTGCTGGAAAATTACTTTCTCGAAGACATCTTTCGCCTGGCTCACACCCTCATCGTGCGCCTCCGCAAAAAGGCCCGGGAGATATCCTCACAGGAAGGACTGGATACCCGGGTGCTCAGGCACCTGGACGAGCCCTTTGCCTCCTACCTCAAGGGGGTTACGGCCCGGGAGGCCAACCGGTTGAAGTTTTATGTGCCGGAGAAGGCGGGCACGGCCGAGGAATATCGCTGGTTCAGGGAGCTTTCCGAGGTGAGGTATGTGGAAGACCTTCTGGATATGGTGGGCTACTGGGCTCCGCTCATCCAGAGGGCCTTTGGCCCTCCGCCCCTGTGGGTGGCTGAAATAGCCACCCGGCGCACCAATTTTCTGGAGCCGCGGGACATCACCTGGTCGGCCCTCATCCTTACCGCCCTGGCCAACTGGGTGTGCTTCGGAGAATTCCGGTTTGAGGCCCTTCCGGTGGAAAAATGGCCGGAGGCACTCAAACACTTGCTCGAGCCGGGCCCGGCCGGAGAACGAAATCGTTTCTCCGGAAAATTACGGGAGACCCTGCACCGGAATTTTCGCCAGCTGGCCCAGCAGACCCTCTACTACGCCCCGGAGCATACGGAAAACTTTTTACGGTTCGTGACCTCCCGTTTCGAGGAGGAATTCGCCTTTGCCGAACCGGATTCTCCTCCCGAGCCCCGTTATGTGCGCTACCTGCTTATAGCTCTGGATTGA
- a CDS encoding M48 family metallopeptidase, which produces MFYDEIIYLFLALILWGAWPRKVGPPALVTASIFLLKDLVWLLLVRQRLATALDALEFAVRQRALLRWALLFFFVDVAMLGLPSRLPHEVWAIFLYGQYLLLAWYMAGRYEKRQHLTGLSPGRYLLSQIRFFSPAVFPWVAASLGIELIQRCVPGLPDYFLWTLGLILLGIFFPYLAVKLWPTRSFPTSSLRTEIEAYLRRVGVRLGDIRLWLAFEGKLLTAGVLGVLPPFRYLLISPGLLATLNEEEILSVVAHEAGHVKHRHLWWLLFFLLAFLFLLYWVLESAWLLFISLFPYPKLFVSSDFHLRVWPEIILALILGGVVIFYFRYFIGYFLRNFERQADLFALESLGSARGIIAALEKIAAISGLQEAPSWHHYSLAERISFLHAASADPLLVQKHHVALSRRKRIFLLVVFVLLGLAALGDHNFLKERALRNMLRGVEARAEGQPEVLQALADYLLSQGLEKEAISVYEKVLTGDPRDPWALNNLAWLLLTAKKPSLRHPRRALELAREAVRLKPSAAILDTLAEAYYQNGDRNQACATARKALSRARREKSRHLNYYLKREKAFCRHASASL; this is translated from the coding sequence GTGTTTTATGACGAAATTATTTATCTCTTCCTGGCGTTAATCCTGTGGGGAGCCTGGCCCCGTAAGGTCGGGCCCCCGGCTCTCGTGACTGCGTCTATCTTTCTTTTAAAGGATCTCGTGTGGCTTTTGCTGGTTAGACAGAGACTGGCTACCGCTTTGGATGCCCTGGAGTTTGCCGTAAGGCAACGCGCTCTCCTGCGCTGGGCGCTCCTCTTTTTCTTCGTGGATGTGGCGATGCTGGGTCTTCCCTCCCGTCTTCCCCACGAGGTATGGGCCATTTTTCTTTACGGCCAGTATCTCCTCCTCGCCTGGTACATGGCCGGACGCTACGAAAAACGCCAGCACCTCACCGGCCTTTCCCCCGGACGGTACCTCCTCTCGCAGATCCGCTTCTTCTCACCGGCGGTGTTCCCGTGGGTAGCGGCTTCCCTCGGAATAGAACTCATCCAAAGGTGTGTCCCCGGACTCCCGGATTATTTCCTCTGGACCCTGGGACTTATCCTTCTGGGTATCTTTTTCCCATATCTTGCGGTTAAACTCTGGCCCACCCGGTCTTTCCCGACCTCGTCCCTCCGCACCGAAATCGAAGCCTACCTTCGTCGGGTAGGAGTTCGCCTGGGGGACATCCGACTCTGGCTCGCCTTTGAGGGCAAGCTTCTTACTGCAGGTGTTCTGGGGGTGCTCCCTCCTTTCCGGTATCTTTTAATCTCTCCGGGTCTCCTGGCCACCCTTAACGAGGAGGAAATTCTCTCGGTGGTAGCCCATGAAGCCGGACATGTCAAACACCGCCATCTATGGTGGCTCCTTTTTTTCCTGCTGGCCTTTCTTTTTCTCCTCTACTGGGTTCTGGAGTCGGCCTGGTTGCTTTTCATCTCCCTTTTTCCCTATCCGAAACTCTTTGTGAGTTCGGATTTTCATCTGCGGGTCTGGCCGGAGATAATTCTGGCTTTAATCCTGGGAGGGGTGGTGATATTTTATTTTCGCTATTTTATTGGCTATTTTCTTCGCAATTTTGAGCGTCAGGCGGATCTCTTTGCCTTGGAAAGCCTGGGATCGGCCCGGGGGATCATTGCGGCGCTGGAGAAGATAGCGGCTATTTCCGGTTTACAAGAGGCCCCTAGCTGGCATCATTACAGTCTGGCCGAAAGAATCTCTTTCCTTCACGCGGCCTCGGCTGATCCGCTTCTCGTTCAAAAACATCATGTGGCCCTTTCTAGGCGTAAGAGGATCTTTCTCCTCGTTGTTTTTGTCCTCCTGGGCCTCGCGGCACTGGGGGACCACAACTTTCTAAAGGAAAGGGCTCTCCGAAACATGCTGCGGGGGGTGGAGGCCCGGGCGGAGGGGCAACCCGAGGTTCTGCAGGCGCTCGCGGATTATCTCCTCTCTCAGGGGCTGGAAAAGGAAGCCATTTCGGTATACGAGAAGGTCCTTACCGGAGATCCCCGGGATCCCTGGGCCTTAAATAACCTGGCGTGGCTGCTTCTTACCGCAAAGAAGCCTTCTCTGAGGCATCCCCGAAGGGCCCTTGAGCTGGCCCGAGAGGCCGTACGGCTCAAACCCTCCGCGGCCATTCTCGACACCCTGGCCGAGGCCTATTACCAGAACGGTGATCGAAATCAAGCATGTGCTACCGCCCGCAAAGCCCTCTCCCGGGCCAGAAGGGAGAAAAGTCGCCATCTGAATTATTACTTGAAACGGGAAAAAGCCTTCTGCCGTCATGCTTCGGCCTCCCTATGA
- a CDS encoding BCAM0308 family protein, with protein MAKKGLRWLTERQEYQSTDDPYLSDAAPSGEALCPGCHAVFRDKRWLLDEAFYQEYKDTDFVPKILCPGCRKAADRYAMGYVYLSGKFFEKHRDEIMRLIQNEYERAREHNPLHQIITMYEQDGRTVIETTTDHLAQRLGRAVYRAYKGNLTFRWSEGDKLVRIYWER; from the coding sequence ATGGCCAAAAAGGGCCTCAGATGGCTGACCGAGCGGCAGGAATACCAGAGCACGGATGATCCCTATCTCTCCGATGCTGCCCCCAGTGGAGAAGCCCTTTGCCCCGGGTGCCATGCAGTCTTTCGGGACAAGCGCTGGCTTTTAGACGAAGCCTTTTACCAGGAATACAAGGATACCGATTTTGTTCCCAAGATTCTCTGCCCGGGGTGTCGCAAGGCTGCTGATCGATATGCCATGGGGTATGTCTACCTTTCCGGGAAATTTTTCGAAAAGCATCGAGATGAAATCATGCGTCTTATCCAGAACGAATATGAACGAGCCCGGGAGCACAATCCCCTTCACCAGATCATTACCATGTATGAACAGGACGGCCGTACGGTGATCGAAACCACCACCGATCACCTGGCTCAGCGTCTGGGAAGGGCTGTATACCGGGCCTACAAAGGCAACCTTACCTTTCGCTGGTCTGAGGGGGACAAACTGGTACGAATTTACTGGGAGAGGTAA
- the rplS gene encoding 50S ribosomal protein L19, which translates to MLPVIHEVEKRYLRNDLPDFRPGDTVRVHYRIQEGEEKERIQVFEGVVIRKRGSGTGATFTVRKVSFGIGVERTFPLHSPRIEKIEVVRRGKVRRARLYYLRGRYGKAARIKERL; encoded by the coding sequence ATGCTTCCGGTGATTCACGAGGTGGAAAAGCGCTACCTGCGTAATGATCTGCCGGACTTTCGTCCGGGAGACACGGTGCGTGTTCACTATCGCATCCAGGAAGGTGAAGAGAAGGAACGGATTCAGGTCTTTGAGGGAGTGGTCATTCGGAAACGGGGAAGCGGTACCGGGGCCACTTTTACGGTGCGGAAGGTCTCCTTCGGGATCGGGGTTGAACGGACCTTTCCGTTGCATTCTCCTCGCATTGAGAAGATAGAGGTCGTACGGCGGGGCAAAGTACGCCGGGCCCGGCTGTACTACCTGAGGGGGCGTTATGGGAAGGCCGCCCGTATCAAAGAGCGACTGTAA
- a CDS encoding TraR/DksA C4-type zinc finger protein, whose protein sequence is MREEAERRPLAPEEISRLRELLRRRERELEEESPESGVLGEIREALSRMARGEYGRCVDCGRWIRLRRLETIPWAKRCRSCQERWEMLEAV, encoded by the coding sequence TTGAGGGAGGAGGCCGAAAGGCGTCCGCTTGCGCCGGAGGAGATATCCCGGCTGCGCGAACTTCTCCGGCGCCGGGAAAGAGAGCTTGAGGAGGAGAGTCCGGAGTCGGGGGTGCTGGGGGAAATTCGGGAGGCGCTTTCCCGTATGGCCAGGGGGGAATATGGTCGTTGTGTGGATTGTGGACGCTGGATCCGGTTGAGACGGTTAGAAACTATTCCCTGGGCCAAGCGGTGTCGATCCTGTCAGGAACGCTGGGAAATGCTTGAAGCGGTATAA
- a CDS encoding thermonuclease family protein: MNCKFRRFLGIILGLLLWAGPLAARDVRVIRVIDGDTVVLASGYHLRYAGINAPELHTRFGSPEPFARKAFLRNRQLVEGKRLRFEPAERRKDRYGRLLGYLFLPDGRLVSEVLVSEGLAMVCYYPGASRYYRKLLAIQRRALREERGLFGTLDRGRGPYIGNIRSRRFHRKDCPEARHIRRRRIFKSLREAFWAGYCPARGCRPWPP; encoded by the coding sequence ATGAATTGTAAATTCCGGAGATTTTTGGGAATTATCCTGGGGCTTCTCCTATGGGCGGGTCCCCTTGCGGCCCGCGATGTCCGGGTGATTCGGGTTATTGACGGGGACACCGTCGTCCTGGCGAGCGGGTACCATCTGCGCTATGCGGGGATTAACGCCCCGGAACTCCATACCCGATTCGGTTCCCCGGAGCCCTTCGCCCGGAAGGCCTTTCTGCGCAACCGACAACTGGTAGAGGGCAAACGATTGCGCTTCGAGCCCGCGGAGCGCCGGAAAGACCGGTACGGACGACTCCTGGGCTACCTCTTTCTTCCGGATGGACGTCTGGTCTCCGAGGTGCTGGTTTCGGAGGGACTGGCCATGGTGTGCTATTATCCCGGGGCTTCTCGGTACTACCGGAAGTTGCTGGCGATTCAGAGAAGAGCTCTTCGAGAGGAACGGGGCCTCTTTGGAACCCTTGATCGGGGTCGAGGACCTTATATAGGTAATATCCGTTCCCGGCGTTTCCATCGAAAGGATTGTCCGGAGGCCCGGCACATCCGGCGACGAAGGATATTCAAATCCCTGAGAGAGGCCTTCTGGGCCGGATACTGTCCGGCCCGGGGTTGCCGACCATGGCCGCCCTGA